ACTGTTCCACTGGATGAGGAGTAATGAGATTTTAAAGCCATAACTGGGGCTCGTTAGTCTTCCGCCTCTCGGGTTAGGATTCATGTCCTTCGCCGTATTTTCACCATCATGAGGAGCGCGCTTCCCTCAACCCCCTCCCTGGGGAAAAGGGCTTTGAGAAGAGAAAGGCCTGAGATCAGATCAGTTAATTGCCTTTGCATCCTGCACTAAATGCAGCTCGGAGAGTTTGGACGTGGACATATGAATGAGCCAAAGCAGCAGCGACAAATCCTTGTGGAAGGCAGCCCTTGTCCGGGAGCAGGAACCAGCCTTAGTCACGTTATCTAATGCACGGTGTGGGGATGCTCTGATCCAGTGGGATGAGAGGGATCGAAGAatcctgcagagcaggggaTGAAAGCAGCCCTgcgggaggagaagggaaggcaaggcaaggcatgCCTTAACACATCCTGCATTCACTGCTTTAGTGATATGAGTTCATCTCATCCAAATTCAATCTGATGTTAGCTGAAGGCTGCAGTGAGCCCGGAGCCatcaggcagggacaccctgcAGGCACTGCGCAGCTGATGATCCCATTGCCACGCACGGTGCTTACAGGCAGGAAATGCCCTGGAAGATTTGCCAAGTGGAGAGGGCTTCCCTGCAGAGCCTGGGTTAAAGTGGCTCCATTCATTCGAGAGCTCGAGCTGATGCTCACTGAGGCTGGTGCAGGGCGCGGATGGCTCTGGCTTAAAGCCACTGCAAAGGACAAGCTTGGTTGATCCATCGGgaaggtgctggagctgcaccTGCAGCCGTGGGATGGTCGGGAGCTGCTCAGCTCAGGAGGTTTCAATCCAGCCTGGGCAGCACAGTGGGTGTTTGAAGGACATTCTTGTCCCGGCTGGCAACAGTGCCCCTGCTCCCGGGGCTGGCAGTGGCACTGGCTATGGGAGAGCACCAGGGCAGCAGCTTATTGACTGCCTTGTGTGCTGGATGTGCCCCATGTGTTCTGGAGGAGGGGACGGGCAGGTCTGGCTCCTTAGGATGGAAACAGGGAAGGGAGAAGCTGTCCTGTGCTGGGATGGGCAAGGGAGGCAGCGCCGACGGAACGAGGCTCCCGGCACATTCCTGCTTCCCAGCTCTGGAGCGGctgtgagcagagctgctcaggcAGGGAAGCGCAGGGAAAAGCCAAGCTGGCTCATCAGGGCTCACACTGATAGAGGGAAAATTACCCACATCCACCAGAGATGGGTGATGGGGGGTGAAGAGCCGCAGCCTCTGCCTCCGCTGGTGCTTTCTGGGCCCGCAGATGAGTTTAACCCACGGTGCCGTGACTGATGCACACAGCCATGGGCATTGCTCCGAGCAGGCTGGGATGTGCCAGAGCTCTCCCTTTCCTGCTGTGCAGGGAGAGGAGCCCGAGCACTGGCAAAGGGGGAGGCGTCTGTACGGCATGAACTGCTCTGGGTGCTGTGCCCCGGCCAGGAGCTCATGGCTCAGTGATGGCAACAGGGCATGGAGCCACCCAGGCATCAGCAGAGGCTGAGCCAAGAGCATCTTGTGCCGGAGCTCACAGCCACAGCCTTGGTTCTGGCGGGGGAGCAGGAGATCCGGCGCTGCCTCTGCCTTGAGTCCTTACTAAGAAAGCATGGGCAGAGGAAGGAGGCTCCAGCGATGAGGACTGGGTCAAAACCCACCTCCTTTATGCCTGTGATGTTTGTTTTACACCAGGGCCCAGCTGTGAGGCCAGAGCAggaaaggcagagctgcagccactgctgctgctctctggagGCTGAGGTTGTGCCTTGGGGGTGCAAGTGGCAGGGCCCCATCCTCAGGGAGCATTTTGGGGGTCAGGGGATGCTTTCTGTCGTTTAAGCCTTGTTGTGGTATTTGTTTGGAGGCTGGGAAGTTGTGTGTCAGGTGACTCAGCGGTTGCCATGGCGACGAGCATCAGTTAATGAACAGAGGGAGTAAAGGATCCAAAACAAATGTCAGAGCATGAAATAGATGCTGCGGAGCCGGGCGGGCAGTGGGGCTGTCCCCAAAGCCTGTCCCCTCCCTGCATGGGGCTGCCCTGCACGGGCTTGGGGTCCCTTCACCTTTGGGGACcaagcagggcagcagcaacaCTGAGAAAGGTGCTTGATTTCGTCTAGTTcataaggccaggttggatggggcttggagcaagcagctctagtggaaggtgtggtgggagttggaactggatgagctttaaggtcccttccaacacaaaccattccatgattatgatatttattttctcctatCCCATTTCTGTTGCAAAGGGAGTGTTTGCCTGGGACCAGCAGGActgaaggaaagggagaggttgCAGATGCTGATGAGACAGTGTGGATGCAGCATGGCTCTGTGCGgacctggctgcagcagggagggagggatgagcAGTGTGCCCGCACTGATGGAGCAGGGGGTATTTGCATTGGAACAGGACATCCCCTGCACTCACAGGGGTCTCCTGCTCCAAGGCTTGCCCTTTCCCTCACATCAGGTTTATCTTGGATGCTGTGTATGATGGAAGTGAGGATGTGGGGGTCCTcggcctgctgctgctcagggcagggggGATGTGGGTCAGtccccacagcccagcactgggtTTCGGTGTaggctcagcagcacagggagctccGAGAGCTTCAGAGCTCCAGCCCAAGATCAGTGTCCTCACTGGCGCACTGTGCTGATGGGCCTACACAGGCTGTAGACTCTGTTCCCCCATGGCACCAAGGGAGAGCGTCCTCTCCCAGGTCAGATAAGGAACAATGGTCCCATGACCCAGGAGGCTGCTGCGGAGGGACACGGTGCCATGTCCTGCACgctgacagcagctctgcagacattCCAAGTGGGAGAGGGTGGACCTGCCCCACCGCAGCAGTTGTgcttggggatgctggggtgCGTTGGGGTGCTGTGGGTCAGCACAGCCCCACTCTGTGCCCGATGGCTGGAGAGCAAAGGGACAGATGTGGGACGTGGCTGTGGGGTGTGtggggcagagccctgctggcAGGTaccagggagaggaggaggatgatgaGGAGGAGGgtgggctgtgctgtgcagctgcCGTCCTCGCCGTGCCCGCTGCCTCCCCAGCCCCATTCGTGGTGCTGGTTTTCAGCCTCCCCTTCGCCCGCAGTTCCCAAAGCAACGGGAGCAGGCGGCTCTCCCTCGGTGCCGTGTCTCCCTCTTGGATGACAGCTTCCCACCTCCAGAGCTTCATCTCCAGGCTGTAATTGATGCCTGTCACGATGCTCAGCTCCCCCGAGCCCGGAGCCggggtgcagagcagcagcgtGCTGCCACGTGGGACACCGAGCCGGCTGGCTCCTGCCGTGTCCCCTGGCTCCTGTCTGGCCCATAGGAGAAGGGACAGGCCCAGCACGACCTGACCGTGTGCCCAGGTGAGGGGCTGCCCTTCCTCTGTTTAGACACTGCAGGGGTTCCTCCACCTCACTCTGCCCCTTTGCACTGCAGAGAAGTCTCGCTCTGTGCCTCGGTTTCCCCATTTGTAGCACTGAGGACAGCATCGCGCCTGCTCTTGCGTTACCTTTTGCAGCTTGCTCTGGAGAGGACAGATCCATGAATCCTGCAGACACCCTGGACCCTGAGGAGCTGTGTTCCCATCCCTCACCATGGCACGAGCCAAGCTCTGAGCCATCCCCAGCAGACACCGAGCGCAGTACATGGGGCCTTGGCAGGCTGCGGTGAGGAGCAGGCTCACAGCACCCGCAGGAGGTGATGGCTGCATCCGTCACAACAGATCCATGAGTGGAACTGGGCAGAGCCGGGACTTCCTTCATTAGTTTTTAATGCCTTTAGTTTCTCCCTGCCTGTCCAGCACAGAccaggctgctggggctgcgggATGCATGAGCAGAAGAGGCCAGAGCCCATTCACAGCCAGTCCCATGAACCCATCCGAAGCCCAAGGCTCTCCCCTGCCCTGGACGCAGCCATTCTGCCCCATTCACACCCCAAATCCACATTCTGCAGCGTGGAGCTGAGTCCACAGGACATCACTCACTGGAGCCTGCCTCGTCCTTGGCTTTTCCTTGGCTTTTTCCTCCCGTGGCACAGTTATATGGCTTTGGCCCAGGAGAGAGCTGAGCCCGAAAGCGCAGCGAGCAGAAAGCCAAAGCAAACAGGCGGGTGCTTAAAGATGAAATGTGTTTGGTTTGCTTcagaggcagggagggggaaacaaaaaaccacagggaaaaaagagCCTTTTTCTCCCCCAAACGCTCAGTGGGAGGCCAGCAGATGCCAGAGCATCTGCCTCCATCCCCAGGCCTTACAGTCAGTGCTGCCGGTGCCCACCACAGTGGCGATGCTCTCGCCCCCAGTCCGGAGCTGTGCCGTGGGGACCCATGAGCAGGAGAAGGGAGGGGGCTCATCCATGGCCATgcatggggctgctgtgggggaCGTGTGGCTGATGTAGGGTACGGACCGCTCATCAGGGTGACCTTCTGCCGGCTCTGGCTCTGCCCAGCAGTGGTGTTCCGGGCAGGAAGCGGCGCTGGGAAGCGGCAGGAAGGGTGAGCAGGATGGGATCTCTTTGTAAGTCATTTAAATGACTCATCTGTGCCTCCAAAATAATCTCATCTCGGAAGTTGAGCTGTGCCCAGATGTTCCTTGAGCAAACGTGCTTGGGCTCCTTGTCCGTGCCCTGCCCTTGTGGGTCAGCAGGAAATCCAAGCTGCTCCTTTGTGCTGCcaaggagccaggctgggaggaTCAGGCCGATCAgtcagtgctgcagtgctggggcaggggctctGCTGGATCAGCCCCCCCGACCCTGGTGCTGTTGGTCTCCCAGCAGGATTTATGTGACTGTATGATCCTGACATCCCAAAGGAGCCCCCAGTGCAGCTGAATAAGGTGTTGGTCAGACCTGAAGGATGGGAGGGTTATTCACATCTCATGGATTTGCTGTCAGAGCTGAGGGGGTTTGCCTGGGTGCTGGTAAGTGCCTGccctgcttcccctccccttcaCCACACTGATGGAGCATGGAGGGGCTCTggtgggggatgcagggggacCAGGGCAGTTTGAGCCTCTCCTCCAAGCTCATCGGGAGTGTTGAGATAGGGCTCATAGTGAGGTACAAACGTGCAGCCTCACTGGAGGGCACTGGGGGTGCAGGAGCATCCCGGCACCGAACTGTCCATGGGGACCAGTGTTTGCGGTTGCgcatccagcagctcctgccagcacagAGGGGTTTGAGGGCTTCCTGCTTGTGTCTCCCCAGGCACCTTCCGAGGCGTGTGCAAGAAAATCGACCACTTCCCCGAGGATGCTGACTACGAGCAAGACACGGCCGAGTACCTGCTCCGTGAGTCTGCTTCCCGGGGCGCGATGGGGCTGCGCAATGGGGCTGCGCAACGGGGACCGCATGCGCTCCATAGGGACCCCCATCCCCACCACGCAGAGCTTAACCCCGCAGGTCCCCCCgctgctgcagggtgctgaTGGGCCGCAGCCCCCCGGGCTCCCCGCGCAGCAGCGGTGACCCGAGCGTGGCCACGTCACGCTGCAGTGGCAGCGCTAATGGCACATTTGTCTGGCGCTGGCTGTCCCCgaggctgctcccagcagcagcagcacagcctgagcTTGTTGGGGCATGAGGGGTGCCGGGGAGCAAGGCAGGTCCTTGGTGCTGCCCCACGGGGTGCGTGTTCCTGGTCGTTCCCCGGGCTGGGTTTGCTGGTGCTCACTGGGAGAGCACAGGGAGCATCAGATGTGTGCTCTGCcggcaggagctgagcagggagacggagcaggagcagagctggatgaTCCAATAGGAAGAGCAGAGTCCTCCTGTCCTGGCGGCCTGCGGGACCCACAGGGGTTTACATGGGGGAGTCGGTGCTGGGGTGAGGCTGACCCTGCAGGGAAGAGGCATGGTCCCTGAGCCCTTTGCTGCACCGAGGTGCAGGTTGACAGAGGCTGGGCGCAGATGACACACACCCTGACAGGCAAAGCAGCACGGATGTGTGCTGCCCGGCACGCTGGCAAGCGCACACACGTGTGGGCATGGCAAAAGGCTCGTTTGAACCCCCAGGTTACCAAAcaagagcacagagcagcaggagcacagggcAGCCTCGCAGCGTTGGCATCGCTGGGtgctctgagctgctggagccaggagggaTCCTGAGGTGCAGGGACCCCCGATCCCATCACCCTGTGCTCAGCGCAgggcccagcagcagcccctgcctgACCCAGCTGCTGCCCTGAGCTCCCATTCCCCAGAGCCGCAGGGCTCCGTCAGCTCCACTCACCCGTCTGAGGGGGGGATGAACTCAGCGGAGTTGGTTTGCAGTTTTGGTACATCTGCATTGAAGTTCTCCCACCCCCTCCCACATTTGACATTAAAAGTCTATTTCGAAGCCCCAGAATGGCATTTTAATGGGGCTTCTCTGTATTTCGGTGCTTTTAACAAAGGCCCTAAGAGGGGGATGAGAGCCCGAACCAAGGCACAGCGTATTTTCGGTGCAGCAGGTAGAGTTTTGCTGCATTCGTTACTCTTTACTGTCATTTTGGAAGCTGAACTTCCGAGAGACCATGTAGAAAAGCCCATTCTGTGTGGGGCTCAATGAGTGACTCCCGAGCGTGCAGAGCCGGGCACTGCTGGAGTTAATCCCATGGGGATGGAGCCCGGCACAGGAGCCATCGCATTGCATGCGGTGGGCTCTGGGTCGTGggctttttgttccttttgatgGTGTTTCTCCCTACACCACGAAATGACTTTTTGATGACTTTTTAGGTGTGTTAGTTTGTAAATTCTTGACTTTCAGAGCAGCTGACACAGTTCGGGGAGCCAAGAAACAGGGTCCTGACCCTTGTGGCTGGTGGTGCTGGTCCCTGCCAGCCTGGTGACGCCTGGGGGTTCTGCAGTCCCAGCCTCGAGGCAATGCCAAAACCCATGGGTGTGTGTTTGGCAATGGGAAGGTAAAATGCTCGTGCTGAGTGTGTGACAACTCCAGAAGAGAGAACTCCTTCAATTTCCTATGAGGATAAAGAAAGAACCTCAGTGTTTAAGACGGTTTTGGGACGGGAGGCCTGAATCACTGGGTTTGCAGCGCTGCTGCTGGGCTCCAGAGCAGCTCGGGGACAAGCAGAGGATTCATAGCAGGGACCGGGTCTGCCCATCCCTCGTGGCAGTAACCAAGCGGGGCACTGCGGTGatgctttcccttccctctccccgtCCCGCAGGCGCGGTGCGAGCCTCCAGCATCTTCCCCATCCTCAGCGTGGGTCTGCTGTTCTTCGGGGGCCTCTGCGTGGCGGCCAGCGAGTTCTACAAGAGCAAACACAACGTCATCCTCAGCGCCGGCATCTTCTTCGTCTCTGCAGGTGGGAGCTGCCTGGCGGGGttgggagcaggcagctctTCCAGCGTGCTGGAAGCATGGGAGGACCTGGGGGAGCCGGGGATGGGCCGTGGGTCCTCCCAGGGCTTTGTGAGCTCTCTTGTCCCTTGGATAAACCCTCACTGCAGGGAAAACCCAGCAGAGGTTTCTGGCACATGGTCACGAAGCTGAGCAGCACTTTAAGCACCCACTGGCTCTCCCCAGTGGTCCCTATGtgggtgctgcagcccaggagggGCTCCCATAGCGTAACCCAGCCCTGGGCAGTTTTCAGGGGCTCTACCCTCCGTCACCCCAAGCAGCAGTTGCAGGACCAGGCAagggcaggcactgtgctggcagcaggcacagaggaTGCTGCAGTCCTGCAAGGAAAACCGCTCCCCTGTGAGGCCGTTCCTTATGGATTACTCATTTCTCAGTGCGCTGTTCCCCAATGCTTCCACTGATTATCGCATGACAATGTCTTTGTCTCAAGAAACTGCTCTATTTTGTGTATTTCCTCTCCCCACAAAGAGACAAATTGCTCTCCCTCTTTCggctggcaggagctgctgatgcagatgagaaaacaacagaaagaacatAATCAATTCATTAAGTAAATCCAGGAATCCatcagctgctccccagccccggtgctgctggcagtgcaAAAACTGCCCCGATCCCAAATAAAGCCCTTGGGCTCCAGCAGAAATGAGAAGAGATGGagcctttccttcttccctgcaTTGCCAGGGCCATGCCAAGCTGGGTTCAGTCTATAGGGATCCTCTCATTGCCCCATCGGTTGGCTCTGCTCAggccacagccccagctcttGAAATGTCCCTTTTCTAAACGAAACAGTGGTTGTTGTTCCTTCAATATATGAGAATatacatgaatatgtatgtggCTGTATCTGTACATGGGGATGGCAGCAGAGGTCAGTGAGGGGGTTTGGTCCTAGTGTGCTAGCAGAGGGGTTGGTGCCCCATGGCGACGCAGCCATCATCCCCAGCACCCTTCCTGCTCCACCGGGGTCTTCCATCCCTCTCCTGCCACTCAGACAAGCTCCTTTCCCTCTCATCCTCCCCTGAAGGTCTCAGCAACATCATCGGGATCATCGTCTACATCTCGGCCAACGCGGGGGACCCGGGGCAGAGCGACTCCAAGAAGAGCTACTCCTACGGCTGGTCCTTCTACTTCGGAGCCCTGTCCTTCATCATCGCCGAGATGGTGGGGGTGATCGCCGTGCACATGTACATCGAGAAGCACCGCCAGATCCGCGCCAAGTCCCACTCGGAGCTGCTGAAGAAGTCGGCCTTCACCCGCCTCCCGCCCTACAGGTACCGCTTCCGCCGGCGGTCCAGCTCCCGCTCCACCGAGCCGCGGTCCCGGGACATGTCGCCCGTCAGCAAGGGCTTCAGCACCATCCCCTCCACCGACATCTCCATGTTCACCCTCTCCAGGGATCCCTCCAAGGTCACCATGGGGACGCTGCTCAACTCGGAGCGGGACCATGGGTTTTTACAGGTCCATAACTCCATCCCCAAAGAGTTCAAGGAGTCTTTGCACAACAACCCGGCCAACAGACGAACCACGCCGGTGTGAGGCGGGCAGGGGCGTCCCGCCAGGCTGCATGGCATCCTCCTCGTGGCGGTGTAACCCCTGAAACCCCGGTTTTAAGGACAAACCCAGGTGGCTCCCCATGTCCCCACCGCGGGGCTGGTTTGTCACTGCTCAAACACCACTGGCCAGGCCGGGCCGCTGCACCCACAGTGGGACCGGGACCCCCTCCCCGGCGGGGGGGGCCATGGTGCCCCTGCAGACTGAGCGGGGCTCCCAGCGCCACCCGGGACCGTGGCTTCCCGAGGTGTCCATCGTTAATGTTGATCATAGCCGCAGTGTTACCTTAGCTGTATGTCCCATGGAAATGCTGGCGATAGCCCTGTCTGTGAGATTCCTTAAATCCGGTAGTGACACTTGAGCGAAACCGCCTGGAAGTCCGGAGTTGGTAGCACTGAGTCGGTGCCGTAGCGAGTGCTCGTGTTGCGAACCCCCTTCCCCTGTCGTGCTGGATGGAGTGCTCGGGCTGGGTTTCCCTCTGGCGTTTCGTGCATGCATTAAATAGCTTGGAATTCAATTTTGTCATGTCGGGTTGGAAGAAACATCCTTTTGCAATTTTCTGTGGTCTTGAAAGGGCTTctttcgttccttccttccttccttccttctttccttttttcttcctttggcgCATTCAGGCCATGAAAGGACTCAGGAGCAGAATTCCTCCAATGACTGGTAGCAACTAGCCAGCGTTTAATTAACCTCTCATGTTGCAAGGAAATTAATTAATTCCCTAAAATTAATACACGGTCACCAATTACCGTCTGGGCACAAGCAAGGAGGCAACACTTGCCCCGG
The Lathamus discolor isolate bLatDis1 chromosome 6, bLatDis1.hap1, whole genome shotgun sequence DNA segment above includes these coding regions:
- the CACNG3 gene encoding voltage-dependent calcium channel gamma-3 subunit isoform X2 codes for the protein MGGLFTSHGFAVRAEGVCLGAGTFRGVCKKIDHFPEDADYEQDTAEYLLRAVRASSIFPILSVGLLFFGGLCVAASEFYKSKHNVILSAGIFFVSAGLSNIIGIIVYISANAGDPGQSDSKKSYSYGWSFYFGALSFIIAEMVGVIAVHMYIEKHRQIRAKSHSELLKKSAFTRLPPYRYRFRRRSSSRSTEPRSRDMSPVSKGFSTIPSTDISMFTLSRDPSKVTMGTLLNSERDHGFLQVHNSIPKEFKESLHNNPANRRTTPV
- the CACNG3 gene encoding voltage-dependent calcium channel gamma-3 subunit isoform X1 produces the protein MRMCDRGVQMLITTVGAFAAFSLMTIAVGTDYWLYSRGVCRTKSTSDNDTSRKNEEVMTHSGLWRTCCLEGTFRGVCKKIDHFPEDADYEQDTAEYLLRAVRASSIFPILSVGLLFFGGLCVAASEFYKSKHNVILSAGIFFVSAGLSNIIGIIVYISANAGDPGQSDSKKSYSYGWSFYFGALSFIIAEMVGVIAVHMYIEKHRQIRAKSHSELLKKSAFTRLPPYRYRFRRRSSSRSTEPRSRDMSPVSKGFSTIPSTDISMFTLSRDPSKVTMGTLLNSERDHGFLQVHNSIPKEFKESLHNNPANRRTTPV